The Apodemus sylvaticus chromosome 12, mApoSyl1.1, whole genome shotgun sequence genome segment CACTCTCCAAAGAAAAGCAAGGCTGGCTAGAGCCTGCCGAAACACTACCACAGAACTGAGCAGAAAACGCTTTCTCCAAAGAATACGTTTAATTGAACTGAACTTTGAAAGaggcttgcaaaaaaaaaaaaagacagcagccAAAGAAGAAAAGAGTTTCTTCCCTTCATCCCCCTACCACATACCTGAATCCTCAAAATATGGCTGACTGGCTGACAGGGGAAAAAGGGGGGGCTGAGGGGGGAGCCTTGGGCCTTTGGTCTCATCACTTCATGTAAAAGAAAGGCCgtgccttttccttcctctcaggTCTTGTTTAAAAGAATGTGAGGCCAGAAGAAATCACCCAGTTCCCTGGGGGGGAGAGGTGAGGTGGGAATGAATTCCAGCTGGCTAAAATCCCATTTTGAAATCGGAGCATTTCCTGATGACCAGAAGTGGGCCACACCGGTGACAGTTGCCACCACTCACAGCTGTGTCTACCAGAGGTGCAGCCTCAGTGACAGACTGagagccaggctggcctcttactGCAGGTTCAGTAAAGCAGCAACTGCCAACCTTGCAGGCAGAGGGTCCCTGCACTGGGGCTGGCCAGAGAGCCAGGGCTTCCTAGGTGTGGGGCTGGAGGCTGTGGCGTGGCAGGAGTCCAACCAGAGAACTTGGTTTGTTcttccaaaccaaaccaaggtaAGCCAGGAAACAAAAAATGTAAGGCTGGTCCCTGGAAGCAACAGAACTAGAACCAGCTGGTACAGCAGAGGAAGCTATTGTTTTAAGGGAGACTAGCCTTAGGATACTCATCTTAAGGGAAATTCATCAAAACCAACTCTCCATGGCTGCTCCATTGTCAGGGAAGACTAACTTCTTCTAGTGTGGCTGACCAACCTGCCTGTTGGAAATCCAAATGTATCTACAAATGTCTTCACTGATTGTCATTTTGGCCTCTGCACGGGTTAGCTTTGATTATTTTGTAGCCCTCAGCCTGTCTCAGGGAGCAAAGGATGTAAGCAGATTAAAAGGCACTCTGCACCAAGAGGACTCATCAGACCCCGTGGGAAGATTCAGAGTCACTCAGGCTCTCCTCTCAGAGTCACTTGAAGCGGACGCCATTTCTTGCCATCAGGGGTTCAACAATacagacaagatttttttttttaaacccagacCGACTCTGGGTTGCACTGGCAGGTAGGGAAAGAGTCCCTATTTTCACAGCAGCAAACAGAATGGGatggtgtcattttttttttttaacatcaaacTGTGGCCACCAGTGTTTTTACTAGCCTTTAATAACtgactttattttgaaaattagtgTGTAATCAAGGTGGTCCAGAAACCATTTATTATTCTCGGGGGTGCCATGGTGCCTTCCCATCAGGAATCCTGGTTCTGGTGAGAGGGGTGATTTGGGAGACCAAATGTGAGATGCACCAGCTGGAGCAGAGTTCCCAAAGGCCAAGGTGGCCTGTCACGGTCACCTTGTGCTGTCCAAGCACTGAGCAGCCAAAGCCTCTAAgcagggtgggaggggagggagccaACAAGCCAGCATCCTTAGAGTTCTAGGCTGTCCACCCCTGTGCTGTGGTAGAGATGAGGctgctctcctgtctcttcccaagaAAGCAGTATCCTAGTGTGGTCTGGGCCTCCTAGGAACCGGCGGAGGACTTCCATTGAAAATAATGGAAATTCACATTGGCATACTTTTGACCCTTGAAGACATTCTCTCATGCCAGCAGGACAAGAAAGGTGGCGAGGAAAGTCTAAAAAGGAGGATGGTCCATTTCATCGAGCCAAGAGGCTGGGCTAGTTGGAAAATCTGGGTAGCCTACACTGCTTCCTGTCGAGAGGTCAGAGCTGGGTCCCCCAGCCATGGCTCTCAGTGTCTGACTCACTCCCTGCCCTGCATGCGCAATGATGCCCAGATTACTGTCCACCGTGTAATCCAGCCCACTCAGCAAGGGAGCATGGGATGGCAAGGACGATATGGAGGATGGAGACTGGGGGATCCCATAGGGGCTCCCATCCCTCAGGTCCTGATAGGATTGTCCTGTCCCATCCATGGTGAAGCTCCCATTCATTAACTGTCCGCCTGTAACGTCCCCCACGTTGCCATAAATCCTATTGGTGTGGCCAAGTTCTGAGAGTATTTGATCTTCTGTGGACAAAAGAACGGAGATTGATTGTCAGTGCCCAGGACTCTGTGGTTCCTGCTCTTCACAACCAGCAATacgacggacggacagacggacgacCAGGAAGGGATGGCCAAGGGCAGCAGCGGCCTCCCTGCCAAGCACAGGTCAGACACCAACGTGTCAGCCTGCCATCTAGAGACCAACCCAGGCCAAAGCGAAAACAAGGAATGCCTGTCCCTAAGTCCCCAGGCCCTAGGGACTGGAAAGTGGCTAGTGAGCTTGTTGGTCTAGAGGAGCTCTGAGAGGCCCTGGCTACCCTGAGGCATGTGAACGCCCACCAGGGTTTGGTGGACCACATTCTATCACAAATGGAAACTATGCGGATCTGGTTTACACCTATGTGATACAGGTGACTGGGAGCCACTCTCAGGCCTGTATGTAAAATCTTCATCCTCCTGAAAACGGAGTTCAGCATCAAAGAACTAAGTTCCTTTCTACATCCAATAACTTACTTACTGAGGATAAAGAATGACTGGATTGAGGTAAATGGACCTTCTGGTTTCTTGTAGAATTTCATTAAGGGGATCTAATGGAATTTGCTGAAAGAATTTCTCTCTCCaatagaggcaggcaggtttagTCTTAAGAATTACAAGATTGTGTATTACCCAGAGAAAACATGTTAGACCCAGAGGCCTGCTGGCACCCAAGAGAAATGGACCACGAGAGTTAGTGCTCCTCTGTGCTCCGGGGAGAGTTAGTGCTCCTCTGTGCTCCCGGGAGAGTTAGTGCTCCTCTGTGCTCCCGGGAGAGTTAGTGCTCCTCTGTGCTCGCGGTATGGATCTGAGCAGCTCAGACGGGATTAACCTGTTTTCCCAATCTTGCCAAAAGGCCTGGGAATGGCACAAATCTCCTTGGCCCTCCTTGGGTCCTTAGCACTGTGTTCTAAGAGTTTGGGCTCAGCCGGACCCCTGGCTGGGGTCAGAGATTTCATCTTTGTGCTATGGTGAGCAACTTCCTCCAGTCTCCTTTCCGATGTCTACCTGGCCTTACGCACTCACTGTGACTAGACTTCAACACCCTGTCTCTCTGATCCCCACATCCCATccacaaacattaaaaaagaggGAGCGTGTGTCATTCACAGGGATCAGGAAGGCGGAGATTAGACGCCTCCACTGTAAAATGGCCGAGCTGGCCCTTTGCCTGGTACCTGTCGGCCCCGTGCTAGGCTACTGTGTGAACAACCGTGCCGTCCATTTATCTTCAGGTACAGAGGTGTGCTTATCTTTCCCCAAGCATATCCACAGCTGGTTGTGTCCACAGATGCCCGTGACAACTCTGTGAGACAGGGAAGGATGGTATTCCCCAGGTAAAGACAGAGGCTCAGGAGAAACGGACGGCTTTGCCAGAGCTACACTAAAACTCGGGTTTCTGATCTTCGAGTACAGAACTCTGGCTTCCCTACCctaaattaactaattaactaattaattaataagtacATCTTCTGGATTTGAGGGCTCAGTGACCAAGAACACTCGTGCTTATTTGTAAACAACCTGAGGATCCACTCATGCGATAATTTGCAGTTTTGCTGATGCACAGATTCAGATGTAGCGCATGCTGCAAAGCTGGTGTGCAGAGGACAGATGGAGCgagtggtggggggaggggtttcaGACACGCAGCCAGTTCCCCATCATGCACTCACATTATTGATTTTCCCAGGAAAAGGCCTGTTGCGCGTGTCCTCCTGCAACCAGGATTGGAGGACCGGCTTACTCTAGGGGACCGTGGGAGGAGCTGAGTGTCCCTGCAAAGGGGAGAGGTGCAGGAGGGCAGGGGCAAAGACTGAGACGCGGCCATCTGCTCACAACTGTGTGGGCTGCCCAGGGCACCTCTGGCAGCAGGAAAATGGGAGGGGCCTCTGGGCCAGGGCGGGGCCAGCCTGGGTCCCGGGGAACCCCAGCCTCTGGTCTCAGCCACAGTCTGTCGGTTCTCTTACTCTCTTCTACTCACACCTTCTGGAAGGGCCACCTCCCACCCTTTACTGAAAGCCTAGGAAAATTCTGTGCCCAAGAGGTTATCATCAGAAAGACCCCTCCTGCTGGCGAGGATTAGTGTCCCCCAGGGTCTCCCCCAGGGCCTCGGCCTCACCCCTCCAGCCCTGCTCACCTCGGAAGCTCAGCTCACTGTCACTAACCCCACAGTCCTCTGCAGAGCTCTCCTTCTCCTGCTTGCTGCTTCCCCGGCTCCTCTTGACGCTCTTGTAGAACTGCCCCCAGCGATGCCGCCCAGCGTCCTTCTTCAGCCTTTTCTCCTTGGCCCTTCTGTTCTGAAACCAAACCTGCCACAAAGCGAAGGGGAAACATCCAGAGGTTACCTAAAGACCCCAAGCCCCAAAGAATCACACTCAGGAGGTACCCAAAGGGCCTGGACCCTCAAGGCAGGGGCTTGAAAATGGGCCGAAGCTTTGGCAGTGTCCCAGAACAGAGAGCCGGGTGCCCGCGGTCTCCTCGCCTGCCCCTGGCACCCCAGAACCCAGCTCCCTACACACCTGGTGCCCCCGGCTCACCAGGTGTCACTCACAGGCCTGGGTGACACTGCTCGGGTAGAGCAGTGCAGGCCTCTCACCTGTACCACTCTCATGTCCAGGCCTGTCTCGGAGGAGAGTTGCTCCCTCACATGGCGGGCAGGCTTTGGAGAGTTCTTGTACGCATTCTTCAGGGTCTCCAGCTGCTTTGCAGTGATGGTGGTCCGCGGTCGCTTAGCCCCAGCCTCCGAGTCATCTGTAGTGAAAACCACCTTAATGGAGTCAGCTGAGCGGAAGCAGCCAGGCGTCCCCTGCCCCACTTCCTCCACAGAGCTTCAGGGGGAAGAATAGGCAGTGTGTGGGGGAGTACACCCCACGCAGGGACACTGTAGTGGGGAACACTCTGCTCAGTGAGGTGCAGTTTGTCTTCCAGCCCTTAGACTCACCTTTGCCTGGCATGCCTGAaggaaaactaaaaatagaatggCCCCCCACTTCTCTGGGCCCTCTCATGTGTTCTTGCCTTATCTTCCTACCTTGCTCCCTCTTCCTTTGCATTTAAAAAAGCTCTTGTTTAGGAATAATAATGGCAAACATTTATTAAGTGCCTACTATGTACAGGTTTGCCACGAGACTCACGTGCATTCAGTCCCTGGTTCCCGGAGATTCTGGGACTCAGCATACcacccagcccctcccaccaGACTTATAGAGTTCACAGCAAAACGCTGTTTGAGGATGCAAGTCTGTTATATAAACGCAGTGACATGCTTTCAAAATATGCAGATGGCCTTCACATAAAAACTTCCAAatcatgaaacagaaaaaaaagtgtaCGCCTATAGTTCCAGCTACTCTAGAggccaagagtttgaggccagcctggtcaacacaaGAGTACGTTCCTCAAAAGAAACTGTGTGTGtcagggtgtggtgtgtgtgtgtccaggtgtttgtgtgtgtcggggtgtttgtgtgtacgtgtgtgtgtcaAGGTATATGTGTcaaggtatgtgtatgtgccaagatgtgtgtgcatggcatggtgtgtgtgtgtgtgtgtgtgtgtgtgtgtgtgtgtgtgcatggccggatgtattatgtgtgtagcagtgtgtgtgtgtgtgtgtgtgtgtgtgtgtgtgtgtgtgcatggcagggtatatgtatatgtgtgtgtatggcagtgtatgtgtatgtggcagGGTATGTGAGTATACTTGTGACAGGGGAGGGGACTGAATTCATGAGAGTCACTTAGTTTCAGAACAGGTTAGCCAAGTGAATTAGAAAGCATTTCCTCAGAGCCCATGTCCGTGCCCTTCACCACGGTGGTGGCTGGTTGGTACAGCAGCCCTGCCCACGTCCACAGGACTTTCTTCATGTGATTATGGGAACTATTATGCTGTTATTTTAACATTCGCtgttattataatttaaaatcttttttatatCCTATAACAATGTCATCCAAGTATTCATTAAGTGGTGGTGGCAGGGCTCGTGCTGAAAAATGTACCCAAAAATCAATAACTTTGGTGCGGAAGTTAAATGTGATAAAAACACGATGAGGAAGGCCAAGCAAGACCACGACACCCCGGGCTGTTAATTTAGGAGAGAGCATTCAGCAAGGTACTGGAGATAAtgctgagaaaataaaaagtagcaTTAAGGCGAAATAGAGTTTGGTTATGGATCAGTGTGGCTGCAGAATACACCCCCATGACACACACTTATAGCATTAATTCCGGTGGAAAATTAGCCTTAACATACGTTCATTTTGAATTATGCAGCGTCTCCTAAAACGTGTCCCTGGCATAAAATGCATGGTTATtatattgaaaatgtaaatatggaAGGAGATGAGATGAATGGACGGAGCCGTTCCCACTATGACGCGAATCACGGATGTGAGACCCTTTGTCCGGCTCCAGGGAGGGAATTATGAGCCTAGAAGAAGGTTTAGAAAAACAGGAAGGAATGACAACTAAAAACAGCCAAACATCCCCGACCATGTCCGGGTCCCCACATGGGACCTATCCTGCCTGACAGCTGGACGCAAGGGACACCTGGGAAACAAGAGCAAGGACCTTTGGTTGCTTTGAATCCTTTAGTGTACCTCGCGACCTGTCTACATCTCTCTCCGCTAGGCCCCTTGCTCTTATTTCATATCCTCTTTTATAAGCAACTTCATAGTCAGCCCCAGGAGACACCCCAGTGTGGCAAGGCTGAGACTTCGCCAGTTATACAACTTGCCAGAGATGCTCCAAGCCTGTAAGCTGCCCACTCAGCCTTGGGTGCCAAGACCGGTGGATGTTTGTGTGGGGAGCAGGCTGAGGCAGTTCTTCAGGGCCCTGTGGTGAGCCAGCAGGGCCAACCTTGGCTTTGGCTTGTGGCAGGATGGGACAGGAGCCTCCTCTCTTGGGGACTCCTAGCTCTGGCCTCCTGAGGCCATTGGTCCTCTTCCCTCAGGAATGCTAATCAAGGGCTAAGGATCCTGATGTTCTTGGAGCTGTGACTTAAAAAGCCTAGATTGAGTTTGGTCAAACTCTGGACTGAGATGCAGGCCATGACACCCTCGCCATACTGGCAGGGTCCTACAGAAGGCTGCAGTGATACCAACTCCTTCCATAAGATGACAATGTCTATGATGTCATTGTTGCCTCCCCCGTGACACTACTGacagcctccctcctctctggaATCAGCCACAGAACCAAGAAGTTGTGGGCTGAGAACACAACAAGATCGACATGAGGTCTTTGACAATGTGAGCAAGGCTAGACCCAGGAGAGGCGTTGCTTtcgtgaaggtctgatagaggtCATCAAAGTTCTAAAGTgccttactctctctctct includes the following:
- the Lhx4 gene encoding LIM/homeobox protein Lhx4; the encoded protein is MMQSAAVPAEGAVKGLPEMLGVPMQQIPQCAGCNQHILDKFILKVLDRHWHSSCLKCADCQMQLADRCFSRAGSVYCKEDFFKRFGTKCTACQQGIPPTQVVRKAQDFVYHLHCFACVICNRQLATGDEFYLMEDGRLVCKEDYETAKQNDDSEAGAKRPRTTITAKQLETLKNAYKNSPKPARHVREQLSSETGLDMRVVQVWFQNRRAKEKRLKKDAGRHRWGQFYKSVKRSRGSSKQEKESSAEDCGVSDSELSFREDQILSELGHTNRIYGNVGDVTGGQLMNGSFTMDGTGQSYQDLRDGSPYGIPQSPSSISSLPSHAPLLSGLDYTVDSNLGIIAHAGQGVSQTLRAMAGGPSSDLSTGSSVGYPDFPTSPASWLDEMDHPPF